Proteins found in one Pontibacter sp. SGAir0037 genomic segment:
- a CDS encoding carboxypeptidase-like regulatory domain-containing protein has translation MEKLLLLSLTLLLSSCSGSKPAEQSIDIEKQMEQPIAGNQQNHSKTTGSKADKSLGQQAQIAIKQGIAGKVLWEAGNRMPSPDAPASSGKRGVQRTVYIYELTKSSQATSPDGIFYTSIQTNLVTQVVTDANGNFTVSLKPGRYSLFTKEEQGLYANLFDGENNIFPVEVKEEKITAVEFLINYKAIY, from the coding sequence GGAAAAGCTTTTGCTGCTGAGCCTGACGTTGCTGCTTAGTAGTTGCAGCGGCTCGAAACCTGCCGAACAAAGCATAGATATTGAGAAGCAGATGGAGCAGCCTATAGCAGGTAATCAGCAAAATCATTCTAAAACGACAGGCAGTAAGGCAGATAAAAGCCTGGGGCAGCAGGCACAAATAGCAATTAAACAGGGTATTGCTGGTAAGGTTTTATGGGAAGCAGGTAATCGCATGCCTTCGCCTGATGCACCTGCCAGCAGTGGGAAACGTGGCGTGCAACGCACTGTTTATATTTACGAGCTAACTAAAAGCTCTCAGGCTACCTCACCAGACGGGATTTTTTACACCTCTATTCAAACTAATTTAGTAACTCAGGTTGTTACAGATGCTAACGGTAACTTTACTGTTAGCCTGAAGCCCGGAAGATATTCTCTTTTCACCAAAGAGGAGCAAGGGCTTTATGCAAACCTTTTCGACGGAGAGAACAATATATTTCCGGTAGAGGTGAAAGAGGAGAAAATAACAGCTGTTGAGTTTTTGATTAACTATAAGGCAATATACTAA